Proteins encoded together in one Penaeus vannamei isolate JL-2024 chromosome 41, ASM4276789v1, whole genome shotgun sequence window:
- the SamDC gene encoding S-adenosylmethionine decarboxylase proenzyme, whose translation MSQSLANMIVDNNTHFFEGVEKLLEVWFTRKDGMTSNCDLRKVPRSRLEEVMQTVKCEIISMTSTDELDAYVLR comes from the exons ATGTCCCAGTCGCTCGCTAACATGATCGTTGACAACAACACCCATTTCTTTGAAGGCGTGGAGAAATTACTGGAAGTGTGGTTCACGCGGAAGGATGGAATGACTTCGAATTGTGATCTGAGGAAAGTGCCAAG GTCCCGTCTGGAGGAGGTCATGCAGACGGTGAAGTGCGAGATCATCTCAATGACTTCGACGGATGAACTGGATGCCTACGTGTTGAGGTGA